From the genome of Dehalococcoidia bacterium:
CCGCCAGGGAAAGACTGGCAGTACTCAGGGAGCAGATTAAGAGGCTCGCTGAGATGGAAAAACGCTCGGCGGAGAAACGCAAATCCCTCGCCGAGGCCGCCGAAAACGAGTCCATCTACCGCCAGCTGGCCCAGATATTCGGCAAAAAGGGCATACAGGCCATGCTCATCGAGACGGCGCTGCCCGAAATAGAAGCCGAGGCCAACCGTCTGCTCTCTCGCATGACCGACGGGCGCATGGCCCTCACCTTCGAGACACAACAGGCCACCAAGAAAGGGGATATCTCCGAGACGCTGGACATCAAAATCGCCGACGAGCTCGGCACGCGCAACTACGAGATGTTTTCGGGAGGAGAGGCCTTCAGGATAGATTTTTCAGTGCGCATAGCCCTGTCGCGGTTATTAGCACGCAGAGCCGGAGCCCCCCTGCCTACGCTCATCATCGACGAGGGCTTCGGCACACAGGACGCCGACGGCATCGAAAAGCTCAAGGAAGCCATCAACTCGGTGCAGGACGACTTTCAGAAGATACTGGTCATCACGCACATCGACGAACTGAAAGACGCCTTCCCGACCAGGATTGACGTGGTTAAAACAGCGGATGGTTCGACGATAGAAGTGAGCTAGAGGCTCAATTTTCCTCTCCCTTTTGCAAAAGGGAGACCTTGGCTTCGCCAAGGAGAGGGTTTTGCCCAACCATGTTGATGTATAACAACAGCCTCAAAGAGTTCGCCAAAGAGCTTCGCAGGCGGATGACCGATGCCGAAATCCGCTTGTGGGCTCGACTGAGATTGCACAGGCTAAAAGGATATCGATTCCAACGTCAAAGAATAATCGGAAACTACATCGTAGATTTTTACTGCCCATCGGCCAAGTTGGTGATTGAACTTGATGGCGGCCAGCATTATTCTGAGGAGAAACAATCTGCCGATTCCCGGCGTGATGATTATTTAAAGGGCAAAGGACTGAGTGTGCTTAGATTTTCGGACACAGACGCGCTCACGAACACTGATGCGGTTGTTGAAGAAATCCTGAGACGTGTCGAGCAAAACCCCCTTTAATCCCCCTTTTGCCAAAGGGGGAGTTGGCAATCAAAAACCTCCAACCCCAGCGCGATGAACTCCTCCAGCGTCATGCCGAGCATTCGTTTCGGG
Proteins encoded in this window:
- a CDS encoding endonuclease domain-containing protein; this translates as MLMYNNSLKEFAKELRRRMTDAEIRLWARLRLHRLKGYRFQRQRIIGNYIVDFYCPSAKLVIELDGGQHYSEEKQSADSRRDDYLKGKGLSVLRFSDTDALTNTDAVVEEILRRVEQNPL